Proteins encoded in a region of the bacterium genome:
- a CDS encoding T9SS type A sorting domain-containing protein, with product MSGFRIIHGGGSTRLTSGGIRCEYSSPTLDDLVITDSEVSYYGGIGAIYSSLLLTNSIIESNTVLSSGGALGLTWPGSAEIRDCVFSNTAGGGYGGGAVVHNTAAYFENVHFVGNSAGVAGGALQCEDSAITLTHCYFINNEARDGGAIAMRGTTLTLQDCTFIGNYATRWGGALYYDELGDPSGGLVENCDFKGNRANAGSAILVHELGSPTLRGLTIVGNFGTAIDCLYGTVVSIENCLIANNYLAYGISIVDTDGVSVSCCDVWGNEGGNYGGMLEDQTGLNGNISEDPLLCDPNYDTLGVAEDSPCLPPNNACGVLMGNHGAECTLTAVGAPAPPGVTLEANYPNPFNPSTTIPFSLASASAITLSIHDLSGRLVCFLSAQRHVPAGRHELRWDGRNSAGQPAPSGVYFYRLETAQGATARPMLLVK from the coding sequence ATGTCCGGGTTCCGAATCATCCACGGCGGAGGCTCGACCCGTCTAACGTCGGGAGGCATTCGCTGCGAGTACTCAAGCCCGACACTCGATGATCTCGTGATCACCGACTCCGAGGTTTCCTACTACGGCGGGATCGGCGCGATCTACAGCTCGTTGCTCCTGACCAACTCCATCATCGAGAGCAACACCGTCCTTTCGTCGGGTGGCGCATTGGGGCTGACCTGGCCGGGTTCTGCGGAGATTAGGGATTGCGTCTTTTCCAATACCGCAGGGGGCGGCTACGGTGGAGGCGCTGTCGTTCACAACACAGCTGCATACTTCGAGAACGTGCACTTCGTAGGCAATAGCGCCGGAGTCGCCGGTGGAGCACTGCAGTGCGAGGATTCCGCCATCACTCTAACCCACTGCTACTTCATCAACAACGAGGCCCGCGATGGCGGCGCGATCGCGATGCGGGGTACGACTCTTACGCTCCAGGATTGCACTTTCATTGGCAACTACGCCACGCGCTGGGGTGGGGCGCTCTACTACGATGAGCTTGGCGATCCCTCGGGCGGGTTGGTGGAGAACTGCGACTTCAAGGGCAACCGCGCCAACGCGGGCAGCGCGATCCTCGTGCATGAACTCGGTAGTCCAACTTTGCGCGGCCTGACCATTGTCGGTAACTTCGGCACCGCCATCGATTGCCTCTACGGCACTGTCGTCAGCATCGAGAACTGCCTCATCGCCAACAACTACCTCGCCTATGGGATCTCGATCGTCGACACGGATGGCGTGTCCGTGAGCTGCTGCGACGTCTGGGGAAACGAAGGCGGGAACTATGGCGGCATGCTCGAGGACCAGACGGGCCTCAATGGCAACATCTCCGAAGACCCTCTCCTCTGCGATCCGAACTACGATACCCTCGGCGTCGCCGAAGACTCACCCTGCCTGCCCCCGAACAACGCCTGTGGCGTTCTCATGGGCAACCACGGCGCTGAATGCACGCTGACCGCAGTTGGCGCGCCGGCACCGCCGGGCGTCACGCTCGAGGCGAACTACCCCAACCCCTTCAACCCGAGCACAACGATCCCCTTCAGCCTTGCCTCGGCGAGCGCGATCACGCTCAGCATCCACGATCTGAGCGGGCGGCTGGTGTGCTTCCTGTCTGCGCAGCGCCACGTCCCCGCGGGCCGGCACGAGCTGCGCTGGGACGGCCGCAACAGCGCCGGCCAGCCGGCGCCGTCGGGCGTGTACTTCTATCGCCTCGAGACGGCGCAAGGCGCCACGGCTCGCCCAATGCTATTGGTCAAGTAG